Within Oceanicoccus sp. KOV_DT_Chl, the genomic segment ATAGTTTTCATAGATATTATTCTACTATGGATTGGGTTTAAAGGCGGCAGTGTTTCATGGGCGGCAGATACTGAATAATCAATTTAGGGTCTGGTCGGGATTAGAGCAAGTTCGGGCTCCAGCCAGAATAGCTTGAGCCTATTAAAAGCAGATGCAGCGTATTCGATAATTTACTTGGATTATGCGTGTGACTTGGCCCTGCCATTTTAGCCTGGGACTGTTGAAAATAATAAGGGAGCCAAAAAGCTCCCTTATTATTTAATTTAGCTGGTCATTAAAAATGATAAAACAAACCAATATAGCTACCATCAATTGTGATGTCGGCTACTTCGTCGTCATCGTCGTAGTCAATGTCGAAACTGCGAAAGCCAGCTTCAACGCCCAAGCCTAATTCAGTCTCATAACCAAGGTTGATGCTGTAGTCAGTAACACTGCTACCATCGTATGAAATAAAGTTTCCGTTAGCGCCTGCGTATAAGCCGGTTAGCGGTAATTCAACTTTGACTGCCAGGTACACCATCGGCAAGGTCTCGTCCAAATCAAAGTCTGAGGATGTACTGTTGCTGCTGACTTCAAAGCCCTCGCTAAATACCCGTGCGGTCAGTCCAAGGTCTAATGATATCCAGTTATCCAGTACTTCGTAGTAGAGGGTGGCATCGGTGTGGCTCAGGTCGCTGGTCGAGGTGATGGGTTCATTGACCGCATAGCTCGTTCCTTCAAAGCTAATGGCGCGATTAAATTGGGTGGCTTCATCGACTTCAATTTCTGTTTGAGCTAAACGGATATTGGGGAGAATGGGAATAGGGTGTTCGAAGGCGATGTAAAAGTTGGTGGAGTTTTCATCGCCATAGTCCAGGTCATCTTCCAGATCGATAGTATTTGATTCGTCACTGGACGATAAAACTGTGCCTTCAAAGGATTGCTGCCAGACATTGGCGCCAATGCTAAAGCCTAGAGCGTCAGCGTGACTTACCGAGGCGGCTGCCAGCAGCGGGATGGCTGCAAGTGGAATGATTTTGTAGTTCATATATGTCCCCTGTTACATAATTTAATAATGCTAAATAGTGTAGCAGGGGAATGGCGATTAGCCCTTAGCGGTTCAAGAGAATTGCGGCGTCTTTGGCAAAATAAGTGAGAATACCATCGGCCCCCGCACGTTTGATGGCGGTCAGCGATTCCATCATAACCTGCTCTTTGTCTAGCCAGCCTTTTTCAAAGGCCGCCATATGCATCGCATATTCGCCGCTGACTTGATAGACAAAGGTAGGCGCGGCTAGCTCATCTTTAATGCGGCGGACGATATCCAGATAGGGCATGCCGGGTTTGACCATTAGCATATCGGCCCCTTCTTGCAGGTCCAGCGCACACTCATGCAAGGCTTCATCACTATTCGCTGGATCCATTTGGTAGCTGTATTTATCTGCCCTTTAAGATTGCCGGCCGAACCCACGGCATCACGGAATGGGCCGTAATAAGCCGATGCGTATTTGGCGGAATAGGCGAGAATTTTGGTATTCACAAAGTTGGCCTGTTCCAGTGCTTGCCGAATGCTACCGATCCGTCCATCCATCATATCGGAAGGGGCAACAATATCGACGCCGGCTTCGGCATGAGAGAGAGCTTGTTTGATTAACGTTTCAACGGTGCGGTCATTGAGTACGTAGCCACTGTTGTCGAGTATACCGTCCTGACCATGAACCGTGAATGGATCCAGCGCAACGTCGGTGATGACACCTAAATCGGGAACCGCATCCTTAAGTGCTTTTACGGCTCGTTGAGCTAAACCATCAGGATCGTATGCTGCTTCAGCAAATTCGGTTTTGGCCGACTGCGGGGTAACTGGAAATAACGCCAGTGCCGGCACGCCAAGGCTGTGCAATAATTTTGCTTCTTCTACTAACAAATCTATGCTGAGGCGTTCGACGCCGGGCATGGAATGAATAGCCTCTCGCTGCTTGCTGCCTTCCAGCACAAACACCGGAAAAATTAAATCATTGACGGTTAAAACCGTTTCGCGCATTAATCGACGGGAAAAGTCATTGCTGCGCATTCTACGCATGCGGGTATTGGGAAACGGTCCGCGTTGTAGTTGAGTCATGTGATGTTCCTTTTCGCTGGCAGGCTTAAAGTTGGGAGAAAGCTTTTTTTGCCGCTTCTAACGTATATTGTATGTCGTTGTCGGTATGGGCGGCAGACATGAAGCCCGCTTCATACGACGCTGGCGCTAAATAGATTCCAGCGGCTAATAAACCGTGAAAGAATTGATTGAAGCGTTCGTTGTTGCAATTCATGACTTGCTGATAATTGGTTACGGTAGTTTCGTCAGTAAAAAATCCACCGAACATAGTGCCAACATGATTGGTAGTGAATGGAATACCGGCGCTTTGTGCCGCTTTTTCCAGGCCTTTAGCTAAGCTAGTCGTTTTATCAAATAGTGGTTGATAAAACCCCTCTTTTTGAAGTTCCGCCAATTGCGCGAGACCTGCAGCCATTGCCATGGGATTGCCGGATAAGGTACCTGCTTGATAGACCGGACCTAGTGGCGCAATTTGTTCCATGATTTCACGCTTGCCGCCGAAGGCGCCTACTGGCATACCGCCACCGATGACTTTACCCAGCGTGGTTAAGTCTGCTTCAATATTGTAATAACCCTGAGCGCCAGTTAATCCCAGACGAAACCCGGTCATCACTTCGTCGATAATAAACACACTGCCGTATTGGGTGCATTGCTCGCGAATCATTTCCAAAAAACCTGGGACAGGTGGCACGCAATTCATATTACCGGCGACAGGCTCAACGATAACGCAGGCGACTTGTTCTCCGATTTCAGCAAAGGCCTGTTTTACGCCTTCAATATCGTTATAAGTCAACGTGATCGTGTGATCGGCCAGAGCCGCAGGTACGCCGGGTGAACTGGGTACACCCATAGTCAGTGCGCCAGAGCCTGCTTTAATAAGCAGTGAGTCGGAATGGCCGTGATAGCAGCCTTCGAATTTAATAATTTTATCGCGTCCGGTATAGCCTCGGGCTAAACGGATGGCGCTCATGGTGGCTTCGGTGCCGGAGTTGACCATCCGCACTAAATCCATATTAGGCATGATGCGGCACAGTTCTTTGGCGAGCTCGGTTTCAATTTCTGTAGGTGCGCCAAAGCTTAGTCCCTTGGCCAGTTTTGCTTGTACTGCTTGCATAATCGCTGGGTGGGCGTGGCCTAAAATCATCGGTCCCCAAGACAGTACGTAATCGATATAGCGTTTGCCTTCGCAGTCATAAATATAAGCACCTTGAGCGCGATCGATAAACACTGGTGTGCCACCCACTGCGCGGAAGGCGCGTACTGGTGAGTTAACACCGCCAGGGATGTACAGCTTGGCTTGTTCGAATAGTTGTTCAGATGAGGTCATGGTGTATAGCTAAAAGTTGTTAAAAGAGAATTATCAGGTTATTAGTGAATAAAAACCAGCCTAGATGCTGATTCTATGGAAGTATATTGGTCTAGACTAGAGCAATATTTTGCGGAGTAAGTGTTTTTGCGTATAAAGCTCTTAGCAAAAGAGTACTATATTGGTTGACGGTTTCTTAACTCGAAAGGCCCTGCCTATGACTTTGTTGTTTGTTGCTAGCTATAACCGATTGGACTAATCCATGTTTAAAAAGAAGGGGTTTAGCTTAATAGAATTGATGTTGGCACTAGCAATTGTTGGCGTCATTTATTCAATTGCATTTCCATCATACGCCAAGTATCAGGATCGTGCCGACGTGGTTCGGGCGGTATCAGATCTATCTGCTATATCCCAAGCTCTGGAACGGCACTTTGCATCGGAAAATAATTACCCTAATACGCTAGCTGAATTTGGCTGGCAATTAAATGATCCTTGGGGCAATCCTTATTACTATACAAATATAGCGGCGACAAAGGGCAAAGGTGCATTACGGAAAGATAAAAATCTGGTGCCGATCAATGCTGATTTTGATTTATATAGTGCGGGTAAGGACGGTGAAACGGTAGGCCCGTTAACGGCTAAAAGTAGTCGTGATGATGTGATTCGAGCGGGCAACGGTGCTTTCTTCGGATTGGCAGAAGATTATTGATCGAATCTAATACTTTCCTTAAATCAAAATTAGCTCGACGCACGTTGCTGCTGTTTGTGTTGTCGGCGTTAACGCCAATGGTAGTTCTGTTTTTGGTGACTACGCAGCGAGTTAATGTTTTATACCAGCATCAGCAAACCCAAGAATTATCTAGAACGGCTAAAACTTTTGGTCTGTTAATCTATGAGCGAATAGAGTTGCTTAGGCGTGAAAGCTTGATTGTTTTGGCGGAGCTTAAAAAATCTACGGATGTTGCGGCAACTATAAGCTTAGGGGCTGTTAGGCGGCCGGAGTTTTCTGAAATTATAGCTTTTAGTGTCGTAGATAGTACCGTAAATCAATCTACACCCTCTTGGGTTTCGCAATACAAAGCTGCTTATGATAATGCGCATCAAGAAATCGGTAATAAGGGTATGCTACTGGTAGATGGATCGACCACGGCGATTTGGTTGATTTTTAGGATGGGTGACAGTGGAGATGGCCGGTTACTTGCCTTCAGGGTATCTACGCAATATTTGTGGCAAGGTTTAGCTGAATTTGATTTGGCTAAAGAATTTAAGATTTACGACAAAAATAATCAACTGCTTTTTAACAGTTATGTGGATAATGGTTTAGGGCAAAATTCAATCCTACCGAAATCGAGCGCTTCATGGTTGTTGGTGTTTACAGGTTTTTCCAGTGACAGTGCGTGGAGAGTCGAGGTCCTGTCTCAAGAGGGGCGTTCATTTGTAGAGCAGGCGGAATTCCAGACCCTTGTAACGTTGATAACACTGCTCGCTATTTTGTTGGCCTTTTTTATTAGTGTGAATGTGATCCGGCGAAGCTTGCAGCCAATCGAAGCTCTGAGAAAGGGGATTGATGATATAGATGCCAATCAATTTAACTCGCCAGTCATTATCAAGAGCGGCGATGAATTTGAGTTGTTGGGTGACACGTTTAATAAAATGTCGGCTAAGATAGGCCGACATATTCAGGCTATTAATTCCCTTTCCGCTGTGGATCAGTTAATTCTAAATCGGCTGAAAATTGAAGATATTGTAGATGTTGTAGTAAATGAGGGAGCTCAATTACTTCAAGCTAAAGCTATTTATTTTTTGGTGGCTAATAACAGTTCGGAAGAGTATCTCGTTTTTTCCAGTCAGGGGAAAAATAACAATATTACTTTGGATCGAACGTTACTGGATGCTATTCATCGGCCGTTGGAGTTTAACCATGCCTCTACACTTTCGTTGAATGCAGAGTTAGCTGCGCTGTGGGCGGCTGAGGCGGTGCTGTATACCTCTGTCATGTGGCATGATCAGCGCGCCAAGGCGGTGCTGATTGCAGAGTTTGACCACCAGCCAGAGGATGATTTATGCGGGATTGCTAATTCATTTGTTGATCATATTACAGTTGCTCTGAGCAATGCTGATTGGGAGGAGCGTTTATTTAAACAGGCTCACTATGATGTGTTGACCGGTCTGCCCAATCGTTATTTGTTTAATGAGCAACTGTCTCACGGTATTGATCAGGCCAAAAAAAGCGGTCAGAAATTAGGTGTCTTCTTTGTCGATATTGATGGATTTAAAGGGGTTAATGACACCTATGGACATGATGCGGGTGATCAGCTTTTGGGTATCATGGCGTCAAGATTGACTGCCCAAATAGACTCAGGTGTGGTGTATCGGTTAGGTGGGGATGAGTTCGTGATTATCTATAACTGCGGATCTTATGATAAGTCGAAAGTTGTAGAGGAAACGGGTCTGGTTGCAGAAAGTATCAGGGTGGCAGCAGTTAAACCAATCATCCTAGACAATAAAAGACTCACGTGTTCAATAAGTATTGGTATTGCTGCTTATCCTGATGATAGTGAGGCAGCTGAGGAATTATTGAGATTTTCAGATAAAGCGATGTATCAGGCTAAGAGCGAAGGCCGAAATTGCTATCGTTATTATTCCGAGGTTTATAATCGGTCTTCGCTGGAGCGTGAAGAGATTATTGCAGAGTTTCATCGGGCGCTGGAGTGTGATGAGTTCGAGTTATTTTTTCAGCCCAAGGTCGATTTGTCTACGGCTTTGATGGACGGGTGTGAGGCGTTGATTCGCTGGAATCATCCGGAGCGAGGTTTAGTCTCGCCGGATAAATTTATTCCCTTAGCTGAAACTCATGGGTTGATTTCAGATATAGGTCGTTGGGTTATTCATAGTGCAGCCAAACAGCAAGTAGAATGGATCGATAGTGGCATTAATATTGGACGAGTCGCAATTAATGTTTCGGTTAGTCAGTTAATGAGTGAAAATTTCTACAGTGATGTAATCAATATTTTACAAGAGGTGAATTGTGGTGGTGAGGCGCTGGAGTTTGAGATTACGGAGACCGCTTATTCTGAAGATTTAACAAAATTTACGGACGCAGTTGTTGCCTTGAAAAAAATAGGGATTGTTTTCTCTGTTGATGATTACGGTACCGGCTACAGCTCCCTGTCCTTGTTGCTTAATTTACCTGTCGAAAAAATAAAAATTGATAAATCATTCATTGATCTTATAGAAACAGACAGGGTCAGTTACACAATTGTTGATTCGACCATTAAATTGGCTAAGGAGATGGGGCTGCTGGTGGTTGCCGAAGGGGTGGAGCATCAAGGTCAGTTATCGCTTTTAATAGATTCGCACTGTGATTCTATTCAGGGTTATTTATTTTCTCGGCCGCTGCCTGCAAAGCAATTTGAAACATTTTTTGAAAAAACATTTTTTGTTAGGTAATGCTGATAGTAGCTTAAAATTTCCTGAGTACTTATTTTTTGCTCCAGTGCATGCGGTCGGGGAGTAATTCCCCCATGCCTACTCGGCGGCCTTTTTGTAACGCTTGAAAAGTAAACTGTTGCGCTTGCTGAATCGATTCGGCCATGCTGAAGCCGTGAGCCAGATAGGCGGCAGCGGCGGCGGATAAGGTATCGGCGGCACCCAGAAAAGTATTCGGTAAACGCTGCCATTGATAGCATTGGTTATTGCTGTGGGCAGAAAACCAATAGTTGTATATTTCGTTGCTGCCGTTATTGCTGTCGCAAATAAGAATGTTTTTACAACCGTATTCTAAGATTTCCTGTGCGCAGGCCGCCAGAGTATCGGCACCGGGTGCGAGTGCAAGTGCATCTTGTTTGTTCAGGATGAGTAAATCAGTTTGGCCGAATAATAAGTTGCTGAGCGCCTGATCCATACCGATTTTTTTATTGAGAGAGTTTAGTTTTAAATGGAGCAGTACTGGAATGTTTGGGTAATCATTAAGAATGGTGTGCATCGCTTCGGTATTGCTGATGCTGGCGAGCTCGCCAATATTGAATAAGTGGATAGGGATGTCTTCAAGTATGGCGCGAATTTGTTCAATTAATAAATGACTGTCGGTGATCTGGCTGTCAATTTCTTTGCTGGTGTCGCGAGCGGACAGCTGGCTAATGATGGGGTGCAGTGGCAGCCTAGACTGGTGAGCGTTTCGATGTCAGCAGAAATACCGCCACCGCCGCTGGGGTCGAGGTTGTTAATACTAAGGACAACGGGAGTGCTGGCGAGTAAATCTTGCATGACGAGAACCTTACGATTGGGTAGTGGCGACTAGTTAAAATGGCTTTACTACGACTAAAATCACCACGGCAAATAAAACCAATACAGGTACTTCATTAAACCAGCGATAGAATACATGGCTGCGCTGACAGCGATCTTGTTGCAATTGTTGCACAAAGTGGCCACACACGCCGTGATAAATAATTAGTATGACTACTAATACTGATTTAGCGATAAACCATTTTGATTGCCAATAATACGCCCAGTTGTAGCTGGCTAGCCAGCCGCCAAATACGAGGGTGAATACGGCAAACGGTGACATAAACCGGTAGAGCTTACGCTCCATGATTTTTAAGTGTTCGCGTGTGGCTTGGTCTTCGGCCATGGCGTGATAGACGAACAGGCGTGGCAAATAGAAAATGCCGGCAAACCAGCAGACGATGGCGATGATGTGAAAGGCTTTTATCCAGAGCATAATAGTTTCAGTCGATTGATGTTAGGTGTTGATGGCGGTTCGGTAATAGGCTTCAACAGCCTTGCGGGTAACGATACCATGTCTTTGCAGCCGGTCTTTGCTGGAAATATACACAGCATTTACTTCATGTTTGTTCATTGTAGATAGCGCTTCCCATAGGGTGGCCTGAATATACAATTCAGTCAGGGGCTGGGTTTGTATATCCAACGTATTGATATCGATGAATTTGAGTGCGGTTTCGTGGTCCATTTCTTCAAGCGCTGTATTGACAGCTTGAATTAAATCGCGACGATGGGCTAGCCGTAATGTGTCGCCATCAATAACAAAGTAATTGCTTTTGCTGGTGTCTAATCTTTTTGCTGCATCCGCTGATAACTCAGCCGTTATTTTGCTGACCTCGGTGTGCATTATGGATGCGACGCCGGTACGTTGTAGTGCCAGACTGACGGGGTCTGTTGGCAGCGTTTGATCCATCATATTGAGTGCAGTTTGGTGTGCCGAGCGCTGTTTGAATATCTCGCTTGTCGTCAGGGTGGCAATAGTGATGGCCAGCATGCCAGGGAAAATAATAGTCGTGGTATTACTCAACTCCATAAGTGCCATGAGTGCAGCAAGTGGTGCATTCAGTACCGCACCCATCATTGCCCCCATGCCTAATAGCACATAAAAGCTGTGATGGTCAGCGGCAGCGGGATAGAAAACCGCGCCCAATGTGC encodes:
- a CDS encoding TIGR04219 family outer membrane beta-barrel protein translates to MNYKIIPLAAIPLLAAASVSHADALGFSIGANVWQQSFEGTVLSSSDESNTIDLEDDLDYGDENSTNFYIAFEHPIPILPNIRLAQTEIEVDEATQFNRAISFEGTSYAVNEPITSTSDLSHTDATLYYEVLDNWISLDLGLTARVFSEGFEVSSNSTSSDFDLDETLPMVYLAVKVELPLTGLYAGANGNFISYDGSSVTDYSINLGYETELGLGVEAGFRSFDIDYDDDDEVADITIDGSYIGLFYHF
- a CDS encoding EAL domain-containing protein, whose product is MIESNTFLKSKLARRTLLLFVLSALTPMVVLFLVTTQRVNVLYQHQQTQELSRTAKTFGLLIYERIELLRRESLIVLAELKKSTDVAATISLGAVRRPEFSEIIAFSVVDSTVNQSTPSWVSQYKAAYDNAHQEIGNKGMLLVDGSTTAIWLIFRMGDSGDGRLLAFRVSTQYLWQGLAEFDLAKEFKIYDKNNQLLFNSYVDNGLGQNSILPKSSASWLLVFTGFSSDSAWRVEVLSQEGRSFVEQAEFQTLVTLITLLAILLAFFISVNVIRRSLQPIEALRKGIDDIDANQFNSPVIIKSGDEFELLGDTFNKMSAKIGRHIQAINSLSAVDQLILNRLKIEDIVDVVVNEGAQLLQAKAIYFLVANNSSEEYLVFSSQGKNNNITLDRTLLDAIHRPLEFNHASTLSLNAELAALWAAEAVLYTSVMWHDQRAKAVLIAEFDHQPEDDLCGIANSFVDHITVALSNADWEERLFKQAHYDVLTGLPNRYLFNEQLSHGIDQAKKSGQKLGVFFVDIDGFKGVNDTYGHDAGDQLLGIMASRLTAQIDSGVVYRLGGDEFVIIYNCGSYDKSKVVEETGLVAESIRVAAVKPIILDNKRLTCSISIGIAAYPDDSEAAEELLRFSDKAMYQAKSEGRNCYRYYSEVYNRSSLEREEIIAEFHRALECDEFELFFQPKVDLSTALMDGCEALIRWNHPERGLVSPDKFIPLAETHGLISDIGRWVIHSAAKQQVEWIDSGINIGRVAINVSVSQLMSENFYSDVINILQEVNCGGEALEFEITETAYSEDLTKFTDAVVALKKIGIVFSVDDYGTGYSSLSLLLNLPVEKIKIDKSFIDLIETDRVSYTIVDSTIKLAKEMGLLVVAEGVEHQGQLSLLIDSHCDSIQGYLFSRPLPAKQFETFFEKTFFVR
- a CDS encoding type IV pilin protein, producing MFKKKGFSLIELMLALAIVGVIYSIAFPSYAKYQDRADVVRAVSDLSAISQALERHFASENNYPNTLAEFGWQLNDPWGNPYYYTNIAATKGKGALRKDKNLVPINADFDLYSAGKDGETVGPLTAKSSRDDVIRAGNGAFFGLAEDY
- a CDS encoding bifunctional hydroxymethylpyrimidine kinase/phosphomethylpyrimidine kinase, yielding MPLHPIISQLSARDTSKEIDSQITDSHLLIEQIRAILEDIPIHLFNIGELASISNTEAMHTILNDYPNIPVLLHLKLNSLNKKIGMDQALSNLLFGQTDLLILNKQDALALAPGADTLAACAQEILEYGCKNILICDSNNGSNEIYNYWFSAHSNNQCYQWQRLPNTFLGAADTLSAAAAAYLAHGFSMAESIQQAQQFTFQALQKGRRVGMGELLPDRMHWSKK
- the hemL gene encoding glutamate-1-semialdehyde 2,1-aminomutase — its product is MTSSEQLFEQAKLYIPGGVNSPVRAFRAVGGTPVFIDRAQGAYIYDCEGKRYIDYVLSWGPMILGHAHPAIMQAVQAKLAKGLSFGAPTEIETELAKELCRIMPNMDLVRMVNSGTEATMSAIRLARGYTGRDKIIKFEGCYHGHSDSLLIKAGSGALTMGVPSSPGVPAALADHTITLTYNDIEGVKQAFAEIGEQVACVIVEPVAGNMNCVPPVPGFLEMIREQCTQYGSVFIIDEVMTGFRLGLTGAQGYYNIEADLTTLGKVIGGGMPVGAFGGKREIMEQIAPLGPVYQAGTLSGNPMAMAAGLAQLAELQKEGFYQPLFDKTTSLAKGLEKAAQSAGIPFTTNHVGTMFGGFFTDETTVTNYQQVMNCNNERFNQFFHGLLAAGIYLAPASYEAGFMSAAHTDNDIQYTLEAAKKAFSQL
- the hemJ gene encoding protoporphyrinogen oxidase HemJ, producing MLWIKAFHIIAIVCWFAGIFYLPRLFVYHAMAEDQATREHLKIMERKLYRFMSPFAVFTLVFGGWLASYNWAYYWQSKWFIAKSVLVVILIIYHGVCGHFVQQLQQDRCQRSHVFYRWFNEVPVLVLFAVVILVVVKPF
- a CDS encoding chloride channel protein, translating into MMGLVIGALAAFFTASMKIGMRYADQPVLKRFTIAGLITGICALMVPEVLGLGYDSLNAALAGELALPLLIALILTKLLTTSFSISLGLPVGLIGPNLLIGACVGSAMGTLGAVFYPAAADHHSFYVLLGMGAMMGAVLNAPLAALMALMELSNTTTIIFPGMLAITIATLTTSEIFKQRSAHQTALNMMDQTLPTDPVSLALQRTGVASIMHTEVSKITAELSADAAKRLDTSKSNYFVIDGDTLRLAHRRDLIQAVNTALEEMDHETALKFIDINTLDIQTQPLTELYIQATLWEALSTMNKHEVNAVYISSKDRLQRHGIVTRKAVEAYYRTAINT
- a CDS encoding bifunctional hydroxymethylpyrimidine kinase/phosphomethylpyrimidine kinase, whose product is MQDLLASTPVVLSINNLDPSGGGGISADIETLTSLGCHCTPSLASCPLATPAKKLTARSPTVIY